From Paucibacter aquatile, the proteins below share one genomic window:
- the dxs gene encoding 1-deoxy-D-xylulose-5-phosphate synthase translates to MSDSLLHTINSPADLRCLPRTELPKLAGELRAYVLDTLSNSRIGGHLGSNLGTVELTVALHYVFNTPHDRLVWDVGHQTYPHKVLTGRRDALATIRHFGGISGFPRRDESEYDTFGTGHSSTSISAAHGMAMAAKLKGEDRKAVAIIGDGAMTAGMAFEALNNAGVAHGGVMGDVLVILNDNDMSISPPVGALNKYLARLMSGSFYASAREGAKSVLKNTPLYEFAKRFEEHTKGMVVPGTIFEEFGFNYVGPIDGHDLDALIPTLENLRGKKGPQFLHVVTKKGQGYKLAEADPVKYHAAPGKFDPSVGFVKSAAPAKVSFTQVFGDWLCDMAEADSRLIGITPAMREGSGMVEFHKRFPTRYHDVGIAEQHAVTVAGGMACEGMKPVVAIYSTFLQRAYDQLIHDVALQNLPVLFALDRAGLVGADGATHAGNYDIAFTRCIPNMAVLTPADENECRQALFTGYQHSGPVTVRYPRGAGVGVEVQKTMSLLPWGKGELRRQSSKPQLAGAAGAPRIAILAFGTLLYPALEAAEQLDATVANMRFVKPLDVELVTELARTHDALVTVEDGCLMGGAGSAVMEVLQAAGLNPPVLVLGLPDEFIEHGEVPKLMAACGLDASGIEQAILKRFGARPSLLRPAANQ, encoded by the coding sequence ATGAGTGACTCTCTGCTGCACACCATCAACAGCCCGGCCGATCTGCGCTGCCTGCCTCGCACCGAGCTGCCCAAGCTGGCCGGTGAATTGCGCGCCTATGTGCTGGACACCTTGTCCAACTCGCGCATCGGCGGCCATTTGGGCTCCAATCTGGGCACGGTCGAGCTGACCGTGGCCCTGCACTATGTGTTCAACACCCCGCACGACCGTTTGGTCTGGGACGTGGGTCACCAGACCTATCCGCACAAGGTGCTGACCGGCCGTCGCGACGCGCTCGCCACCATCCGCCATTTCGGCGGCATCAGTGGATTTCCGCGTCGCGACGAGAGTGAATACGACACCTTCGGAACGGGCCACTCGAGCACCTCCATCTCGGCCGCCCACGGCATGGCCATGGCTGCCAAACTCAAGGGTGAGGACCGCAAGGCCGTGGCCATCATCGGCGACGGGGCGATGACCGCCGGCATGGCCTTCGAGGCCCTGAACAACGCCGGTGTCGCCCACGGCGGCGTGATGGGCGATGTGCTGGTGATCCTGAACGACAACGACATGTCGATCAGCCCCCCGGTCGGCGCGCTGAACAAATACCTGGCCCGTCTGATGAGCGGCAGCTTCTACGCCTCGGCGCGCGAAGGCGCTAAGTCGGTGTTGAAGAACACGCCGCTGTACGAGTTCGCCAAGCGCTTCGAAGAGCACACCAAGGGCATGGTTGTGCCCGGCACCATCTTCGAAGAGTTCGGCTTCAACTACGTCGGCCCCATCGATGGCCATGACCTCGATGCCCTGATCCCGACCCTGGAGAACCTGCGCGGCAAGAAAGGCCCGCAGTTCCTCCATGTGGTCACCAAGAAGGGCCAGGGCTACAAGCTGGCCGAGGCCGATCCGGTCAAGTACCACGCGGCACCGGGCAAGTTCGACCCATCGGTCGGTTTCGTCAAATCGGCGGCGCCGGCCAAGGTCAGCTTCACCCAGGTCTTCGGCGACTGGCTCTGCGATATGGCCGAGGCCGACAGCCGCCTGATCGGCATCACGCCGGCCATGCGCGAAGGCTCGGGCATGGTGGAGTTCCACAAGCGCTTCCCGACTCGCTACCACGATGTCGGCATCGCTGAGCAGCATGCGGTGACGGTGGCCGGCGGCATGGCTTGCGAGGGCATGAAGCCGGTGGTGGCGATCTATTCCACCTTCCTGCAGCGTGCGTATGACCAATTGATCCACGACGTGGCCCTGCAGAACCTGCCGGTGCTGTTTGCCCTGGATCGTGCCGGTCTGGTCGGTGCCGACGGTGCCACCCACGCCGGCAACTACGACATCGCCTTCACCCGCTGCATCCCGAATATGGCGGTGCTGACCCCGGCGGATGAAAACGAATGCCGCCAGGCGCTCTTCACCGGCTACCAGCACAGCGGCCCGGTGACGGTGCGCTATCCGCGTGGCGCTGGCGTGGGCGTGGAAGTCCAGAAGACCATGAGCCTCCTGCCCTGGGGCAAGGGCGAGCTGCGCCGGCAATCGAGCAAGCCGCAGCTCGCGGGCGCGGCAGGTGCGCCGCGCATCGCCATCCTGGCCTTCGGTACCTTGCTGTACCCGGCCTTGGAAGCGGCCGAGCAACTCGACGCGACCGTGGCCAATATGCGTTTTGTGAAGCCGCTCGATGTCGAGCTGGTCACCGAGTTGGCGCGCACGCACGATGCCCTCGTCACCGTGGAAGACGGCTGTTTGATGGGTGGCGCGGGCTCGGCCGTGATGGAGGTCTTGCAAGCGGCCGGGCTCAATCCGCCGGTGCTGGTGCTGGGCCTACCCGATGAATTCATCGAGCACGGCGAGGTGCCCAAGCTGATGGCGGCTTGCGGCCTGGACGCCAGCGGCATCGAACAAGCCATCCTCAAGCGCTTCGGCGCCCGACCCAGCCTGCTGCGCCCCGCCGCCAATCAGTGA